In Aphelocoma coerulescens isolate FSJ_1873_10779 chromosome 3, UR_Acoe_1.0, whole genome shotgun sequence, a single window of DNA contains:
- the CCDC85A gene encoding coiled-coil domain-containing protein 85A isoform X2: MSKVAAESCGAAPAEDLSKVSDEELLKWSKEELIRSLRRAEAEKMSAMLDHSNLIREVNRRLQLHLGEIRGLKDINQKLQEDNQELRDLCCFLDDDRQKGKRVSREWQRLGRYSASVMHKEVALYLQKLKELEVRQEEVVKENLELKELCVLLDEEKSGGAGSRSSIDSQISLCQLTATSAYIRDVGDGSSTSSTGSTDSPDHHKHHPSTSPEHLQKPRGEGSPEHQKHRSISPEHLQKPRGSGSPDHHLKGPSPEHHKTIVKVPEQQKHSSSSPETIPKHVLSSSPEHFQKQRPGGSPEHQKHSGGSPDHLQKHTPSGSTEHLHKVRGTSPEHLKQHYGGSPEHLKHLSGGSREGTLRRQVTDELSPHHRSLYNGMNDSQLILSWKEPTKIESSSSVNGLYGD; this comes from the exons ATGTCCAAAGTGGCGGCGGAAAGTTgcggggcagcgccggccgAGGACTTGTCCAAGGTGTCGGACGAGGAGCTGCTCAAGTGGAGCAAGGAGGAACTGATCCGCAGCCTCCGCCGCGCCGAGGCCGAGAAGATGAGCGCGATGCTGGACCACAGCAACCTCATCCGCGAGGTGAACCGCCGCCTCCAGCTCCACCTCGGCGAGATCCGCGGCTTGAAG GACATCAACCAGAAGCTGCAGGAAGATAACCAGGAGCTGAGGGACCTTTGCTGCTTCCTGGACGATGACCGGCAGAAGGGCAAGAGGGTGTCCCGCGAGTGGCAGAGGCTGGGCAGGTACAGCGCCAGTGTCATGCACAAGGAGGTGGCCTTATACCTGCAGAAGCTGAAAGAGCTGGAAGTGAGGCAAGAAGAAGTGGTTAAGGAGAACCTGGAGCTGAAGGAGTTGTGTGTGTTGCTGGATGAGGAGAAGAGTGGAGGAGCAGGCAGCCGGAGCTCTATCGACAGCCAGATCAGCCTGTGCCAGCTGACTGCCACCAGCGCGTACATCAGAGATGTTGGGGATGGCAGCAGCACTTCCAGCACAGGGAGCACAGACAGCCCAGACCATCATAAACACCACCCAAGCACCAGTCCAGAACACCTGCAAAAACCTCGGGGGGAAGGAAGCCCTGAGCACCAGAAACACAGGAGTATcagcccagagcacctgcagaagCCCAGGGGTTCTGGCAGTCCTGATCATCACCTGAAAGGGCCGAGCCCTGAGCATCACAAAACCATTGTCAAAGTACCTGAACAAcaaaagcacagcagcagcagtccaGAAACTATCCCAAAGCACGTTTTGAGTAGTAGCCCTGAACACTTTCAAAAGCAGAGGCCTGGTGGTAGCCCTGAGCATCAAAAGCACAGCGGTGGCAGCCCAGATCACCTTCAAAAGCACACGCCGAGTGGAAGTACAGAGCACCTGCACAAGGTGAGGGGTACGAGCCCGGAGCATCTCAAACAACACTATGGAGGGAGCCCAGAGCACCTCAAACACCTCAGCGGAGGCAGCAGAGAAGGTACCCTCAGGAGACAAGTGACAGATGAGCTGTCCCCTCACCACAGGAGTTTGTACAACGGAATGAATG
- the CCDC85A gene encoding coiled-coil domain-containing protein 85A isoform X5, with the protein MSKVAAESCGAAPAEDLSKVSDEELLKWSKEELIRSLRRAEAEKMSAMLDHSNLIREVNRRLQLHLGEIRGLKDINQKLQEDNQELRDLCCFLDDDRQKGKRVSREWQRLGRYSASVMHKEVALYLQKLKELEVRQEEVVKENLELKELCVLLDEEKSGGAGSRSSIDSQISLCQLTATSAYIRDVGDGSSTSSTGSTDSPDHHKHHPSTSPEHLQKPRGEGSPEHQKHRSISPEHLQKPRGSGSPDHHLKGPSPEHHKTIVKVPEQQKHSSSSPETIPKHVLSSSPEHFQKQRPGGSPEHQKHSGGSPDHLQKHTPSGSTEHLHKVRGTSPEHLKQHYGGSPEHLKHLSGGSREGTLRRQVTDELSPHHRSLYNGMNAPASCENLP; encoded by the exons ATGTCCAAAGTGGCGGCGGAAAGTTgcggggcagcgccggccgAGGACTTGTCCAAGGTGTCGGACGAGGAGCTGCTCAAGTGGAGCAAGGAGGAACTGATCCGCAGCCTCCGCCGCGCCGAGGCCGAGAAGATGAGCGCGATGCTGGACCACAGCAACCTCATCCGCGAGGTGAACCGCCGCCTCCAGCTCCACCTCGGCGAGATCCGCGGCTTGAAG GACATCAACCAGAAGCTGCAGGAAGATAACCAGGAGCTGAGGGACCTTTGCTGCTTCCTGGACGATGACCGGCAGAAGGGCAAGAGGGTGTCCCGCGAGTGGCAGAGGCTGGGCAGGTACAGCGCCAGTGTCATGCACAAGGAGGTGGCCTTATACCTGCAGAAGCTGAAAGAGCTGGAAGTGAGGCAAGAAGAAGTGGTTAAGGAGAACCTGGAGCTGAAGGAGTTGTGTGTGTTGCTGGATGAGGAGAAGAGTGGAGGAGCAGGCAGCCGGAGCTCTATCGACAGCCAGATCAGCCTGTGCCAGCTGACTGCCACCAGCGCGTACATCAGAGATGTTGGGGATGGCAGCAGCACTTCCAGCACAGGGAGCACAGACAGCCCAGACCATCATAAACACCACCCAAGCACCAGTCCAGAACACCTGCAAAAACCTCGGGGGGAAGGAAGCCCTGAGCACCAGAAACACAGGAGTATcagcccagagcacctgcagaagCCCAGGGGTTCTGGCAGTCCTGATCATCACCTGAAAGGGCCGAGCCCTGAGCATCACAAAACCATTGTCAAAGTACCTGAACAAcaaaagcacagcagcagcagtccaGAAACTATCCCAAAGCACGTTTTGAGTAGTAGCCCTGAACACTTTCAAAAGCAGAGGCCTGGTGGTAGCCCTGAGCATCAAAAGCACAGCGGTGGCAGCCCAGATCACCTTCAAAAGCACACGCCGAGTGGAAGTACAGAGCACCTGCACAAGGTGAGGGGTACGAGCCCGGAGCATCTCAAACAACACTATGGAGGGAGCCCAGAGCACCTCAAACACCTCAGCGGAGGCAGCAGAGAAGGTACCCTCAGGAGACAAGTGACAGATGAGCTGTCCCCTCACCACAGGAGTTTGTACAACGGAATGAATG
- the CCDC85A gene encoding coiled-coil domain-containing protein 85A isoform X4 — MSKVAAESCGAAPAEDLSKVSDEELLKWSKEELIRSLRRAEAEKMSAMLDHSNLIREVNRRLQLHLGEIRGLKDINQKLQEDNQELRDLCCFLDDDRQKGKRVSREWQRLGRYSASVMHKEVALYLQKLKELEVRQEEVVKENLELKELCVLLDEEKSGGAGSRSSIDSQISLCQLTATSAYIRDVGDGSSTSSTGSTDSPDHHKHHPSTSPEHLQKPRGEGSPEHQKHRSISPEHLQKPRGSGSPDHHLKGPSPEHHKTIVKVPEQQKHSSSSPETIPKHVLSSSPEHFQKQRPGGSPEHQKHSGGSPDHLQKHTPSGSTEHLHKVRGTSPEHLKQHYGGSPEHLKHLSGGSREGTLRRQVTDELSPHHRSLYNGMNGGSILVAKAHFENC, encoded by the exons ATGTCCAAAGTGGCGGCGGAAAGTTgcggggcagcgccggccgAGGACTTGTCCAAGGTGTCGGACGAGGAGCTGCTCAAGTGGAGCAAGGAGGAACTGATCCGCAGCCTCCGCCGCGCCGAGGCCGAGAAGATGAGCGCGATGCTGGACCACAGCAACCTCATCCGCGAGGTGAACCGCCGCCTCCAGCTCCACCTCGGCGAGATCCGCGGCTTGAAG GACATCAACCAGAAGCTGCAGGAAGATAACCAGGAGCTGAGGGACCTTTGCTGCTTCCTGGACGATGACCGGCAGAAGGGCAAGAGGGTGTCCCGCGAGTGGCAGAGGCTGGGCAGGTACAGCGCCAGTGTCATGCACAAGGAGGTGGCCTTATACCTGCAGAAGCTGAAAGAGCTGGAAGTGAGGCAAGAAGAAGTGGTTAAGGAGAACCTGGAGCTGAAGGAGTTGTGTGTGTTGCTGGATGAGGAGAAGAGTGGAGGAGCAGGCAGCCGGAGCTCTATCGACAGCCAGATCAGCCTGTGCCAGCTGACTGCCACCAGCGCGTACATCAGAGATGTTGGGGATGGCAGCAGCACTTCCAGCACAGGGAGCACAGACAGCCCAGACCATCATAAACACCACCCAAGCACCAGTCCAGAACACCTGCAAAAACCTCGGGGGGAAGGAAGCCCTGAGCACCAGAAACACAGGAGTATcagcccagagcacctgcagaagCCCAGGGGTTCTGGCAGTCCTGATCATCACCTGAAAGGGCCGAGCCCTGAGCATCACAAAACCATTGTCAAAGTACCTGAACAAcaaaagcacagcagcagcagtccaGAAACTATCCCAAAGCACGTTTTGAGTAGTAGCCCTGAACACTTTCAAAAGCAGAGGCCTGGTGGTAGCCCTGAGCATCAAAAGCACAGCGGTGGCAGCCCAGATCACCTTCAAAAGCACACGCCGAGTGGAAGTACAGAGCACCTGCACAAGGTGAGGGGTACGAGCCCGGAGCATCTCAAACAACACTATGGAGGGAGCCCAGAGCACCTCAAACACCTCAGCGGAGGCAGCAGAGAAGGTACCCTCAGGAGACAAGTGACAGATGAGCTGTCCCCTCACCACAGGAGTTTGTACAACGGAATGAATGGTGGGTCAATACTTGTAGCAAAAGCTCACTTTGAAAATTGCTAA
- the CCDC85A gene encoding coiled-coil domain-containing protein 85A isoform X3 yields the protein MSKVAAESCGAAPAEDLSKVSDEELLKWSKEELIRSLRRAEAEKMSAMLDHSNLIREVNRRLQLHLGEIRGLKDINQKLQEDNQELRDLCCFLDDDRQKGKRVSREWQRLGRYSASVMHKEVALYLQKLKELEVRQEEVVKENLELKELCVLLDEEKSGGAGSRSSIDSQISLCQLTATSAYIRDVGDGSSTSSTGSTDSPDHHKHHPSTSPEHLQKPRGEGSPEHQKHRSISPEHLQKPRGSGSPDHHLKGPSPEHHKTIVKVPEQQKHSSSSPETIPKHVLSSSPEHFQKQRPGGSPEHQKHSGGSPDHLQKHTPSGSTEHLHKVRGTSPEHLKQHYGGSPEHLKHLSGGSREGTLRRQVTDELSPHHRSLYNGMNGCVEETWRCCRVVPWN from the exons ATGTCCAAAGTGGCGGCGGAAAGTTgcggggcagcgccggccgAGGACTTGTCCAAGGTGTCGGACGAGGAGCTGCTCAAGTGGAGCAAGGAGGAACTGATCCGCAGCCTCCGCCGCGCCGAGGCCGAGAAGATGAGCGCGATGCTGGACCACAGCAACCTCATCCGCGAGGTGAACCGCCGCCTCCAGCTCCACCTCGGCGAGATCCGCGGCTTGAAG GACATCAACCAGAAGCTGCAGGAAGATAACCAGGAGCTGAGGGACCTTTGCTGCTTCCTGGACGATGACCGGCAGAAGGGCAAGAGGGTGTCCCGCGAGTGGCAGAGGCTGGGCAGGTACAGCGCCAGTGTCATGCACAAGGAGGTGGCCTTATACCTGCAGAAGCTGAAAGAGCTGGAAGTGAGGCAAGAAGAAGTGGTTAAGGAGAACCTGGAGCTGAAGGAGTTGTGTGTGTTGCTGGATGAGGAGAAGAGTGGAGGAGCAGGCAGCCGGAGCTCTATCGACAGCCAGATCAGCCTGTGCCAGCTGACTGCCACCAGCGCGTACATCAGAGATGTTGGGGATGGCAGCAGCACTTCCAGCACAGGGAGCACAGACAGCCCAGACCATCATAAACACCACCCAAGCACCAGTCCAGAACACCTGCAAAAACCTCGGGGGGAAGGAAGCCCTGAGCACCAGAAACACAGGAGTATcagcccagagcacctgcagaagCCCAGGGGTTCTGGCAGTCCTGATCATCACCTGAAAGGGCCGAGCCCTGAGCATCACAAAACCATTGTCAAAGTACCTGAACAAcaaaagcacagcagcagcagtccaGAAACTATCCCAAAGCACGTTTTGAGTAGTAGCCCTGAACACTTTCAAAAGCAGAGGCCTGGTGGTAGCCCTGAGCATCAAAAGCACAGCGGTGGCAGCCCAGATCACCTTCAAAAGCACACGCCGAGTGGAAGTACAGAGCACCTGCACAAGGTGAGGGGTACGAGCCCGGAGCATCTCAAACAACACTATGGAGGGAGCCCAGAGCACCTCAAACACCTCAGCGGAGGCAGCAGAGAAGGTACCCTCAGGAGACAAGTGACAGATGAGCTGTCCCCTCACCACAGGAGTTTGTACAACGGAATGAATG